The Amycolatopsis japonica nucleotide sequence CGAACGGGACGACAGCAGCGTCACCTGCTCGACACCCGCGTCCCGCATCACCGCGAGCGCGCCGGGCATGTCCTCGTAGCCGCCGAGCAGGAAGACCGCCCGGACACCGTCCAGCGCGGGTTTCAGGCTCGTCGCCTCGTTGAGATCGCCCACCACCGCTTCGATGCCGTCCGGCAACGGCCGCGGTGTGCGGACCAGCGCTCGGACGGGATGCCCGCCGCGCGCCAGGATTCCGGTCAGTTCCGAGCCGACGTTGCCGCCTGCCCCGGTCACCAAGATCATTCAGTTCTCCCCAGTGCGGTGGCCGCCGTCACACCGGCGGCCGTCGACGGCAACCCTGCCAGGGAGATCAGGACGGCTCAAGGCGCCTTCGGCACCGCCGGGTACGGGACGAAGGTGCTCGTGTTCTCGTCGACGGTGAGCTGCTTGCCGATCGTCGGGAACGCGCGCTGCGAACAGGCCGGACGTTCGCAGACTTTGCAACCCATGCCGATCGGCGTCGCCGCCGCGCGGTCGTCGAGGTCGAGCCCGGTCGAGTAGATCAGCCGTTTCGCGTGCCGCAGTTCGCAGCCGAGGCCGACGGTGAACGTCTTGCCGGGGCTGCCGTAGCCGCCGATGTTGCGCGAAACCGTCCGCGCGACCCAGAAGTAGCTCTTGCCGTCGGGCAGGGTCGCGATCTGGGTGAGGATCTTGCCCGGCTGGGTGAACGCCTCGTAGATGTTCCACAGTGGACACGCACCGCCGACGCGGGAGAAGTGGAAACCGGCCGCGGACTGGCGTTTCGACATGTTCCCCGCCCGGTCGACGCGCACGAACGAGAACGGCACGCCGCGGTTCTTCGGCCGCTGCAACGTCGAGAGCCGGTGGCAGACCGTCTCGAAGCCGACCCCGAAGTGGTCGCACAGCCGCTCGATGTCGTAGCGGAAGCGTTCCGCGGTCGACAGGAACGGTCCATAGGGGAGGATCAGCGCGCCCGCGAAGTAGTTCGCGAGCCCGACCCTGGCCAGCGAACGCGCGGCGGGTCCGGAGAACGCCCACGAATCGGCGAGTTCGGTGATCAGGTCGTCGTATTCGAGCAGGGCGATCTGCGAAGCCATCCGGAACGCCTGCTGCCCGACGCGCAGGCTCGGCGCCAGCCGCAGCACCCGCGGCCCGGGTTCGTACCGGTGCTGTTCGCCGTTGGCCTCGTCGATGCCTTCGCTGGTGACGTCGACGCCGTAGCGCTGGATCAGCGTTTCCTTCAGCGCCGCGAGCACCTGGCCACGCTGCAGCGGGATGTCGTGCGCCATGCGTTCGGCGCGTTCGTCCAGCTCGGCGACGTAGTTCTCCCGCTCGTAGAAGAAATCGCGGACCTCTTCGTGCGGCAGGGCGGTGGCGGCGCTTCCATGCAGGCCCAGGCCGTTTTCGGTGGTCAGCGCGGCGGTGTTCTCGACGGCGTTGCGGTAGCTGCGGTGCAGTTTGACCAGTGCCTGGGCGATCGTCGGCAGGTTCGTGGCCAGGTCGTTGAGCTCGCTGTTCGTGACGTCCACGCCGAGGACCTCGTCGAGCAGCGCTTCCTTCACGTCCGCGACCAGGCGGGCGGTGTCGTTGTTCGCGAAGAACTCGGTGTCCACTCCGAACGCTTGCGTGATGCGAAGGAGCACCGGGACGGTCAGCGGTCGCGAGTTGTGCTCGATCTGGTTGAGGTAACTGGGTGAGATCTCCAGCACACGAGCCAGATCCGCCTGGCTCATCGACCGGCTTTCGCGCAGATGCCGCAGCTTCGCTCCGGCGAAGGTTTTGTCCACTGAGGCCTCTCTGTCCGCAAGGTTTCCGGGCCTGAACGATTCAGTGAACGGTCAAGCACGTGGATTTTCGCTCCGCTTGCGAACCTGTGATTCGCAACCTTTGCAAGATGCTACGGAAGCTTCGCAGAAATTGGCAAATTGGAGGCCTGGATCGGATTTCCCCAGTCATGTCAGGGTCGGATCAGGAAAGGCGATCACTCGCAAACTTCGCAACACCGGGAGAATCCGATGACTCAGCACGCGCAGCAGCTGGAGCAGGCGGCCGCCGAACTGGCCAAGCAGTGGGAGACCGACCCCCGCTGGGCGGGCGTGAAGCGGTCGTACTCCGCGGCTGACGTGGTCAAGCTGCGCGGCAGCGTGGTCGAGGAG carries:
- a CDS encoding short-chain fatty acyl-CoA regulator family protein gives rise to the protein MDKTFAGAKLRHLRESRSMSQADLARVLEISPSYLNQIEHNSRPLTVPVLLRITQAFGVDTEFFANNDTARLVADVKEALLDEVLGVDVTNSELNDLATNLPTIAQALVKLHRSYRNAVENTAALTTENGLGLHGSAATALPHEEVRDFFYERENYVAELDERAERMAHDIPLQRGQVLAALKETLIQRYGVDVTSEGIDEANGEQHRYEPGPRVLRLAPSLRVGQQAFRMASQIALLEYDDLITELADSWAFSGPAARSLARVGLANYFAGALILPYGPFLSTAERFRYDIERLCDHFGVGFETVCHRLSTLQRPKNRGVPFSFVRVDRAGNMSKRQSAAGFHFSRVGGACPLWNIYEAFTQPGKILTQIATLPDGKSYFWVARTVSRNIGGYGSPGKTFTVGLGCELRHAKRLIYSTGLDLDDRAAATPIGMGCKVCERPACSQRAFPTIGKQLTVDENTSTFVPYPAVPKAP